The Toxorhynchites rutilus septentrionalis strain SRP chromosome 1, ASM2978413v1, whole genome shotgun sequence genome contains the following window.
CGTTGGGCCCCCGAACTTCGCCATCACCACTCGATAAACATTGCCCGGAATAACTTCCTGAAGAAGATTAGATTTGCCCCGCTTCATCGTCCGTGTAAGAGTGGACCTAGCCTCTCTAAATTCCACTatccgctcttctctggtgtcgTTGCTTGCTCGCTGGAAGCACCTTCTGGCGCTAAGGCAGTTGAcccgaagcacgccaagtgcctcactccaccaataggctgtaggtcgcttatacctgggttccctttttATTGGCATTGTTGTTCACATGCTTTTGCTGGCGTTTCTGACAGTTCATCCGCGTGCATGTTCAAACGTCGCTCTCCACacgtagtgcttcgacgaaaaagTCTTCCGCGCAGATGGGCATGTCATATTTATCCGCACTGCCACGGAGTTTCGTTGGTCAATGGTTCaacggatggcttgatgatcactgtggaTGTATCCTTCACATACCCTGCACCTCATTTTCATCATAAACGAAGAGCTGCGGAAGGTCAGGTCGATGATGGGCTCCCGACCATCTCTGCGAAAGGTACTAGTGGTGTCCTCGTTGTCAAATTGGCCATAGCTTCTAGTGAACTGATTCCTCTCGctttggtgcatctgcttccccacacTACTGCCTAAGCATTGGAATCTCCTTCTGCAACGACTCGGTTTCGTTCGGCGGGCTCCTCGGTGAGCACATCCAGCATGTAGTGGAACTGGTCTATCGTCGATCTGGGAGATGCGTAACAACTGCAGATgaaaattccgttgatctttgtgatctCGAAACCCTGGTGAGACCTCGAgactacctcctgaatgggatatcggcccatAACTTGAATGATAGCCATTCCTGCTTTATCGGTCACCCAATTGCCGTTACTGGATGGAACGTGATACGGCTGCACGATAATTGCAACATCCCTGGCCCTGGCTTGTCCGTACACAGGGCAATTGGAGACTCCCGTCGTATGGTCATTTTTGTCCTCTTTTTCGCGGAGCATACATCTTGGTTGCTCCTTGCAGTCGCTGAAAAAGTGTCCCTCCATTCCTGCacatttcctgcacagtttgtATCTATCTGGCCACAAGCAGTCTTTCGCCATGTGGCTGAAGTTTAAACACCTGAAACATTTCTCCAGATGCTCGGGAACAGGAGGAACGATTCTGAAATGAAGTTGAAAAGAGCAACCATAATCGTTAACTTACCGGTAAGAATTTTGTGCTCCTTGCTGGTTCCCCGCTCGGTCGAGGACTGATTGCGGAGGAAACTGGTCAGCTCCCGGGTGTGACTCAGGCACTGTATCACAGAGTTCATGAAGCAggtgttgccaatgttccacAGACCGCAGAgacctagaaaaaaaaattagtttagaCATCGGCATGTCGAACGCACCGCACGGCATCTCGCGTTCTTACCTTCCTTCCGGCTGCTCCGAACAGAATCACTCGACGGTTCATCATTATTGCCGCTTCGATTGTAGCTGGATTTCGCTAGCGTCGAAGTGGATCCAAGTCGAGGCTGATAGCTGCTACCAAGGGAACTACCGAAGCCCGGTTGTTCATAGTCCCGACTCCGATAGCCTCCGAGGTGACTGGTCGAATGGATACTCTTGGACGCGGTACCGGCACGGAGCTGTAGCAAAACATTGTAAACCATACATTAGCGAACACGAGCGGAGGGGAGCTGCGTTAGAAgcggtgtgtgtatgtgtgttgcTGTTTTGTATAGTTGTTCGTGCGTGTTTGTTTACGGTGTCTCGTGTGTTGTGCATGTGGTATTGAGGTTTCGCTCGACAGCATTTGGAAACAAAGAAAGCTTACAAGCAACGCGCACAACAAAAATAGAACTCTCGTAATAGGTTAGGTTTCGAACTTGGGTAAATGAAAAAGAAACAAGTGCATCTTCTGTTGAATAAGATGCCAATACAATCGGTTTGTTAATCGAATTAGTACCTCCCGCTTCGGGTTCTGGGATTGGGTTGGAAGCAGGAAGCTCGAACACAGTTTGTGTGTGGAAATTGGCGGGGTGTGTGTGTGGTAGAGAAAACTTTCCAAAGAGAAAGACTGATACTACTTACGTAAGAAACTCTTTCATCATCGATTGCTTTGTTGGGTTCTTTGTCTACCGAATTGGCACCGATGTTCGCCGTTGTATCTATGCCGTTATTGATGCTGCTACTGCCATTCGTTTCATTGTTGTTGTTCACGATGCCATTTACGCTGGGTCCATTGGGAACATCACGTTCATcatcgctgctgctgctgctgctattgcCACTCTCGCCATCATCCaaattattgttgttgttgtttgagTTGTTGCCATTCACGCTATTGTTATTGGCGTTGGTTGGGCTACCATTGGTGCTGCTGTGGCCGCTACTGCTACTTGTGCTGCTGCTTGTGTGGGTGTGAGTTATGATGCTAGACTTGGGTTTGATTCGAATCGTTGCCGTCACGTGGCACTCCCCATCGCTCAGGTCATCCGTGGTAGAAACGGTGGCCACCAACCTGGGGCCGTCGGTGCCGGCGGACGTTCCATTTAGCGAAGGGCGCAGCTTGATGGTGGCCTGCGTGATGGATTCCTCCAGTTCGGAAGTGATGTGCAGCGATTTCATTGCGTCGGCGGAACGAGAATTACTATAATAAGTACTGGTGGTGGTTGAAGATGGACACGAAGAGGAGGAGGAGGATGCAGTTGTTGTTAGCGActctgtagttgtagttgttgttgttgttgtagttGTGGATGATGTTGTCGTAGTCGAAGATGGTGAAGATGGTGATTTGAAAAGAGAAGTAGTAGCATTCTTTTGAGTACAATCGGCAATGGCAACAACGGTTGCTGGAGAGGATGTAGAAACACATGGTCTATCGAGTGGTTTTAGTTCAACGCCTGCTGTGGTGGTGTTTGTGGTAGTGGTGAAGGACGGCTGCTCTGCGCTTGACTTGTGATGATGATGGTAATGGTTGTGGTGGTGGTTGTTTTGCTGATGTTTCGTGTCATCATCCTCATGATCTTTGGGCTGATCGGTGCTGATATAGCTTGGTACCGGTGGTAGGAATGGTTTCACCTTGGTCATTTCCAGCTTTGTCAGGTAACTCGGGTGCCGTCCGTGGTTTGTTGGTTCATCAGCATTCGAGTCCAGCAGTAGACTGTTGGTCGAGCCAATCGTGAGCGTCGGACGGACGACCGACGCCGACTGGGTGGTGCTTCGTTTGAACGCTATATCGGAGGCACTTTTGCTGAGCTCACGCTTCACCAGATCGCATTCGTTTTTGAGGAAGTTTTGATTCCGGTAGCCTGAAAGGCCGAGCAGTTCTCTTCGGGGTTCTCTGGGGAGTGCACTCTTCGGTACCGGAGGCCTACCCGGGGTCGAACTTTGTGGTGATTTGCCTAGCCCGGAGTAGCCCGGATCCGCTCGGGATGTTTTGAACGACGGGACAACAGTACCTTGGGGTTTGCGGACAGGTTTTGCCGTGGTGGGCGTGTCGTACAGCGCCgaagatgatgacgatgatgacagTAACACAGAAGATGTGGAGGAGGTAGTGGTAGTAATTGTAGTAGTAGTGGTGGTGGTGGTAGTAATTGTGGTAGCGTTAACGCTGCTGCCCCTAGCAGAGCTCTCGGAAGCGGCACTTAGAAAGCATGTTTGGCCAGCCGGTTTGACGCCAGCGGTATTGTTAGCTGCCGGTGTGGGTCTGCAGTTAATCTCTAGTAGTGAGTTAATAACACCTGTTGTGGTGGTACTATTTGTGTTAGTAGGGTTATTGTTAATGCTTGCGACGATGCTGGCGACAAAGTTGCTGTTCTTATCTCTAGCTTGGGGTTTGTTGTTTACCTTGCTGGTGTCCACCGGGGAAGAGGTGGACGAAGCCTTCAATGTGCACGCGGCGAGAATGCTACTCGGTTTGTAGGTCGAAACACCGTACTTTTGGTAGGTATCAGCACCGCTGAGTGCTGTACTGCGTAGATTGGAGACGTAGCTGGATGAGGCTGTTGCGCCACCTGCACACACACAATTATTGTCTCGGTCCTTAGTGTAGCGCCTGTCGGACGACCGGGCACTGCTTCGCGAACTGTAATCGGTGCGAATTGGCGCGGAACTTAACGAACTATAACTACTATAGGCTGTCGAGAAACGACTaggtctgctgctgctgctgctgtcttTTTGGTTAActgttgttgctgtcgcttGGGCACTTGAACTACACTCTTTTATGGTATCTTTTGCCGTCGATGTGGCTAGCGTTGACAGTGAGGACGATAGCTCTGTGTCAGTCGTACGATCGGTACTGCGGTACGATGGGTAAGCGGACGAATAAGACGGTAGATCATAGTGGTAGGATCCCCTACGGTAGATGCTACTGCtgatactgctgctgctgctggtagtGTAATTTCTCCGGTCGGTCAGACTAGATTTGTAGCGATAGACCGATGGAGAGATGTAACTACTTCCGCTTGTTGAGTACGCTGATATCACCGGCATATTAGACGGTTTCGCGCTTCGTACGTTTCAACAGGACAAATCTGCaaacaagaaaagaaaagaacccTTTTTTATGCTGGAAAAAACACACAAACCAAAACGCAAATAAGTCTTTCGTACATAGGGGAGAACTGTACAAAACGCAAAACGTTGGGCTAAACGTAATTTGACCCAAGCCATTATTCTGATTAGTCATGTAAAATGATAGATTTCTTCATTCATTAAACATTTCTACAGTACCCTAACAAGCCCAccgtaataaaaataaaatcgtcTAAAAAAGAtaagttatatctgtgatataaccgcaacgtATACGAAGGACTACCGTTTGCTttttaatcatttgtttgaagttgcatctgaaccaattctcaatgaatgaatgaatgaatgttttgAAAGTTTGCTGAACGTTCTTCTTACAAGTTACTACCACCACAGGCGAATTTATATTTGTTCACcaccaccattattccacataaaTAGATCTTTGACAACGTATATCATCAACAATGTTTACGTGCGATCCTATCGTACAATGGTATGAAAATCAATGATGTACGGAACCCATAAgggatcgcaatgtgttcccgaacacggacgcaatatctaggcacctggagaaactgtcatagcgaatacatgcaagctgtgattgcTTTTGCTTGCTTGCATAAGTGTTTGGGAATCCATAGCGGAcaacgcaaggcgtgagtactttcactagCATCAGTGAATATttccacatcacgataaaaacgaaataaattttatgcaaggttatatagactttatttcgttttcactgtGAAATGGTttcctcagtttctattctgcgtatggagtgatcatgaaaaatctcgtgttattctcacgaaaacaataaTGTATCAAGCattttcagttgcttttacaaggccactcaaattccatccgttcgtttcgggaccaccaacaagttagaaagagttgaattttatgttaataacaattccatacttatactcatccacccacacagTAACAAGAATatctttcagcaatctttcaaaatattcattcattcatgcattaagaattgattcagatgcaatttcaaatgaatgattaccgagccaacggtagtcctacgtctaccttgcggttatatcacagatataacccacttcttgtttttggaATTGGAATTCATGTGAAGTACTTGCTTTCATCGTGGAGTGAAATTACTTAGAAACATTGCCGACACTAGGGCTGTGTCTGAAACCATTTCTAACGATATGTGAATTGATTGCGTCTAATGAAAGAAGCTTTTAGAAGCTTAAACTTCTTGAGAACTGTTGAAAACGAATTAACAAAGACGATCGCTTATAAagatgatttttgacgtagaagtacgtctttcaggaagggtgccaaatcagaaaacaggtcacgtttttatgaaacaaaattaacgttaataactttttttcactgtgaacgaattctcatgatttgcatactaatcgaatcggaaaatcGGAAAGATTTgcttgatatactatacattacaattcgctaatctttaaacggtttaaattcatgaaaactggaagaacttcttttttcccatacatttgttttgccgatttgtgtgctaaccctacccgcatctcgaatgcttataactcgaacagttcttaacagatcgaaaggatgtttgcatcaattgatagataatatttctacgcgtctagaacaatgaataaaatattatttttcatgagatgaacaattgaataactgtgaattgtcaagcgttatctaaacgacctaactgttttgattggcccgatttacggtccagacacagacttcaaaatcgatgttcctGTAGATAtgttctgcaaatatacatgcaagtcgggggcatttttgttcccaccgagctgtgtttctctaacacggacttcaaaatcaatgtgcctgggtgaATCCGCTttcagggtgtcgactcaaaatccgaaaaaaattccctgatatttcctgattttccatatttttttcagaaaaaatccagatgtagactagtaatCTAATTCTCTAATAGTACTTAACCTGTAGTTcctaaaacattcaattaacttaaacaatgaaatttacAAACGACTGTCGATATTttccaataaatgaattgtttgtgaCTTTTAATTTAGTTAAACGACGACTGAGAAGTGTCGtagaagattaaaaaaaaaaattagtgggttatatctatgatataaccgcaaggttcacgtggaactaccttagcttagcaatcattcgtttgtattgattaaattcttgattgaatgaaacagtttccaaattcaattgagttcaatatatttgctctgtgagtgaaaaaaatgaacaaatgccgtgtaaagtcaattcatttattgtgattgattgttcttcgttacaagtaaatttaatgacgaaccttttacgtttggtatgatgactagaacaaaatatatgtacggaagaattatcaaacgtttgatgaaccagcctaaggctaaaaatctttccaataaagacaaaaaaaaaataatcaaacgattattttattttacatttccctctgaagtttacatcccaaaagtgtacatacttctcgaatctcgaatttacttgaaactgggaagttcattcgcttctagtggctgcacgattttcccaggttcctaagtttagaagatcatgttaggacagacatattccactctgcacaaaggcaagcgaggacaaaagtactcgcagtttgcatttatttgcagagccgatttccccagaatcctcggttttgaagtctgtgttagggaaacacatttcaatcggaacaaaaatacccccgatttgtatgaattcgcaatgctgatttccccacgcttcatggatttgaagtctgtgttagggaaacacattccagtcggaacaaaaatacccccgacttgcatgaatttgaaataccgatttctccaggcaccttggtttagaaatctctattagggaacacatttcggtgggaacaaaagctccccctactttcgtgtgttctttttcttctttttggctttaagagggtttaaacttttcagttcactcgcctctaggctctttcgtgtgcttgcaatgccgatttcgctgcttggt
Protein-coding sequences here:
- the LOC129767027 gene encoding ubiquitin carboxyl-terminal hydrolase Usp2 isoform X5, with translation MKSLHITSELEESITQATIKLRPSLNGTSAGTDGPRLVATVSTTDDLSDGECHVTATIRIKPKSSIITHTHTSSSTSSSSGHSSTNGSPTNANNNSVNGNNSNNNNNNLDDGESGNSSSSSSDDERDVPNGPSVNGIVNNNNETNGSSSINNGIDTTANIGANSVDKEPNKAIDDERVSYLRAGTASKSIHSTSHLGGYRSRDYEQPGFGSSLGSSYQPRLGSTSTLAKSSYNRSGNNDEPSSDSVRSSRKEGLCGLWNIGNTCFMNSVIQCLSHTRELTSFLRNQSSTERGTSKEHKILTEYTKLIKDMWSGTQRSVNPSELKYAFSNKHRMYSGSAQQDAQEFLRFFIDSLHIALNVSVKREPISRALEDDDLNNRIKATMMWEWYSTSENSVIKDLFVGLLRSTLKCTFCNGESVTFDPFWDLSLPLPSTNSRCKLENCLDMFVKEEVMDGIDQPTCSRCKTRRKCTKSLTIERFPKYLVIHLKRFSETRWSKLTNVIEFPTGERQLNLQPYASEDNTGPVYYSLYGISNHMGSTAGGHYIAACKHPVSKEWNEFNDNIVSETSERSLVTSSAYVLFYERA
- the LOC129767027 gene encoding ubiquitin carboxyl-terminal hydrolase Usp2 isoform X1; its protein translation is MPVISAYSTSGSSYISPSVYRYKSSLTDRRNYTTSSSSSISSSIYRRGSYHYDLPSYSSAYPSYRSTDRTTDTELSSSLSTLATSTAKDTIKECSSSAQATATTVNQKDSSSSSRPSRFSTAYSSYSSLSSAPIRTDYSSRSSARSSDRRYTKDRDNNCVCAGGATASSSYVSNLRSTALSGADTYQKYGVSTYKPSSILAACTLKASSTSSPVDTSKVNNKPQARDKNSNFVASIVASINNNPTNTNSTTTTGVINSLLEINCRPTPAANNTAGVKPAGQTCFLSAASESSARGSSVNATTITTTTTTTTTITTTTSSTSSVLLSSSSSSSALYDTPTTAKPVRKPQGTVVPSFKTSRADPGYSGLGKSPQSSTPGRPPVPKSALPREPRRELLGLSGYRNQNFLKNECDLVKRELSKSASDIAFKRSTTQSASVVRPTLTIGSTNSLLLDSNADEPTNHGRHPSYLTKLEMTKVKPFLPPVPSYISTDQPKDHEDDDTKHQQNNHHHNHYHHHHKSSAEQPSFTTTTNTTTAGVELKPLDRPCVSTSSPATVVAIADCTQKNATTSLFKSPSSPSSTTTTSSTTTTTTTTTTTESLTTTASSSSSSCPSSTTTSTYYSNSRSADAMKSLHITSELEESITQATIKLRPSLNGTSAGTDGPRLVATVSTTDDLSDGECHVTATIRIKPKSSIITHTHTSSSTSSSSGHSSTNGSPTNANNNSVNGNNSNNNNNNLDDGESGNSSSSSSDDERDVPNGPSVNGIVNNNNETNGSSSINNGIDTTANIGANSVDKEPNKAIDDERVSYLRAGTASKSIHSTSHLGGYRSRDYEQPGFGSSLGSSYQPRLGSTSTLAKSSYNRSGNNDEPSSDSVRSSRKEGLCGLWNIGNTCFMNSVIQCLSHTRELTSFLRNQSSTERGTSKEHKILTEYTKLIKDMWSGTQRSVNPSELKYAFSNKHRMYSGSAQQDAQEFLRFFIDSLHIALNVSVKREPISRALEDDDLNNRIKATMMWEWYSTSENSVIKDLFVGLLRSTLKCTFCNGESVTFDPFWDLSLPLPSTNSRCKLENCLDMFVKEEVMDGIDQPTCSRCKTRRKCTKSLTIERFPKYLVIHLKRFSETRWSKLTNVIEFPTGERQLNLQPYASEDNTGPVYYSLYGISNHMGSTAGGHYIAACKHPVSKEWNEFNDNIVSETSERSLVTSSAYVLFYERA
- the LOC129767027 gene encoding ubiquitin carboxyl-terminal hydrolase 2 isoform X4, with amino-acid sequence MPVISAYSTSGSSYISPSVYRYKSSLTDRRNYTTSSSSSISSSIYRRGSYHYDLPSYSSAYPSYRSTDRTTDTELSSSLSTLATSTAKDTIKECSSSAQATATTVNQKDSSSSSRPSRFSTAYSSYSSLSSAPIRTDYSSRSSARSSDRRYTKDRDNNCVCAGGATASSSYVSNLRSTALSGADTYQKYGVSTYKPSSILAACTLKASSTSSPVDTSKLRAGTASKSIHSTSHLGGYRSRDYEQPGFGSSLGSSYQPRLGSTSTLAKSSYNRSGNNDEPSSDSVRSSRKEGLCGLWNIGNTCFMNSVIQCLSHTRELTSFLRNQSSTERGTSKEHKILTEYTKLIKDMWSGTQRSVNPSELKYAFSNKHRMYSGSAQQDAQEFLRFFIDSLHIALNVSVKREPISRALEDDDLNNRIKATMMWEWYSTSENSVIKDLFVGLLRSTLKCTFCNGESVTFDPFWDLSLPLPSTNSRCKLENCLDMFVKEEVMDGIDQPTCSRCKTRRKCTKSLTIERFPKYLVIHLKRFSETRWSKLTNVIEFPTGERQLNLQPYASEDNTGPVYYSLYGISNHMGSTAGGHYIAACKHPVSKEWNEFNDNIVSETSERSLVTSSAYVLFYERA
- the LOC129767027 gene encoding ubiquitin carboxyl-terminal hydrolase Usp2 isoform X3 translates to MPVISAYSTSGSSYISPSVYRYKSSLTDRRNYTTSSSSSISSSIYRRGSYHYDLPSYSSAYPSYRSTDRTTDTELSSSLSTLATSTAKDTIKECSSSAQATATTVNQKDSSSSSRPSRFSTAYSSYSSLSSAPIRTDYSSRSSARSSDRRYTKDRDNNCVCAGGATASSSYVSNLRSTALSGADTYQKYGVSTYKPSSILAACTLKASSTSSPVDTSKATIKLRPSLNGTSAGTDGPRLVATVSTTDDLSDGECHVTATIRIKPKSSIITHTHTSSSTSSSSGHSSTNGSPTNANNNSVNGNNSNNNNNNLDDGESGNSSSSSSDDERDVPNGPSVNGIVNNNNETNGSSSINNGIDTTANIGANSVDKEPNKAIDDERVSYLRAGTASKSIHSTSHLGGYRSRDYEQPGFGSSLGSSYQPRLGSTSTLAKSSYNRSGNNDEPSSDSVRSSRKEGLCGLWNIGNTCFMNSVIQCLSHTRELTSFLRNQSSTERGTSKEHKILTEYTKLIKDMWSGTQRSVNPSELKYAFSNKHRMYSGSAQQDAQEFLRFFIDSLHIALNVSVKREPISRALEDDDLNNRIKATMMWEWYSTSENSVIKDLFVGLLRSTLKCTFCNGESVTFDPFWDLSLPLPSTNSRCKLENCLDMFVKEEVMDGIDQPTCSRCKTRRKCTKSLTIERFPKYLVIHLKRFSETRWSKLTNVIEFPTGERQLNLQPYASEDNTGPVYYSLYGISNHMGSTAGGHYIAACKHPVSKEWNEFNDNIVSETSERSLVTSSAYVLFYERA
- the LOC129767027 gene encoding ubiquitin carboxyl-terminal hydrolase Usp2 isoform X2, translated to MPVISAYSTSGSSYISPSVYRYKSSLTDRRNYTTSSSSSISSSIYRRGSYHYDLPSYSSAYPSYRSTDRTTDTELSSSLSTLATSTAKDTIKECSSSAQATATTVNQKDSSSSSRPSRFSTAYSSYSSLSSAPIRTDYSSRSSARSSDRRYTKDRDNNCVCAGGATASSSYVSNLRSTALSGADTYQKYGVSTYKPSSILAACTLKASSTSSPVDTSKESITQATIKLRPSLNGTSAGTDGPRLVATVSTTDDLSDGECHVTATIRIKPKSSIITHTHTSSSTSSSSGHSSTNGSPTNANNNSVNGNNSNNNNNNLDDGESGNSSSSSSDDERDVPNGPSVNGIVNNNNETNGSSSINNGIDTTANIGANSVDKEPNKAIDDERVSYLRAGTASKSIHSTSHLGGYRSRDYEQPGFGSSLGSSYQPRLGSTSTLAKSSYNRSGNNDEPSSDSVRSSRKEGLCGLWNIGNTCFMNSVIQCLSHTRELTSFLRNQSSTERGTSKEHKILTEYTKLIKDMWSGTQRSVNPSELKYAFSNKHRMYSGSAQQDAQEFLRFFIDSLHIALNVSVKREPISRALEDDDLNNRIKATMMWEWYSTSENSVIKDLFVGLLRSTLKCTFCNGESVTFDPFWDLSLPLPSTNSRCKLENCLDMFVKEEVMDGIDQPTCSRCKTRRKCTKSLTIERFPKYLVIHLKRFSETRWSKLTNVIEFPTGERQLNLQPYASEDNTGPVYYSLYGISNHMGSTAGGHYIAACKHPVSKEWNEFNDNIVSETSERSLVTSSAYVLFYERA